The following proteins come from a genomic window of Lolium rigidum isolate FL_2022 chromosome 5, APGP_CSIRO_Lrig_0.1, whole genome shotgun sequence:
- the LOC124654055 gene encoding probable ribosome biogenesis protein RLP24, translated as MRLEKCWFCSSTVYPGHGIQFVRNDAKVFRFCRSKCHKNFKMKRNPRKVKWTKAYRRLRGKDMTQDTTFEFERKRNRPERYDRILTEQTLKAIPLITKIRHERQKKHITERQKGGKSMSRKKDAKELEQDLQMLPKKDTVAYEATKQKVIVSQLKTEENLMEE; from the exons ATGAGGTTGGAGAAGTGCTGGTTCTGCTCCTCCACCGTCTACCCCGGCCACGGCATCCAGTTCGTCCGAAACGACGCCAAG GTATTCCGCTTCTGCCGATCAAAATGCCACAAGAACTTCAAGATGAAGAGGAACCCCCGCAAGGTTAAGTGGACCAAGGCGTACAGGCGCCTGCGCGGCAAGGACATGACGCAG GACACGACGTTTGAGTtcgagaggaagaggaacaggccgGAGCGCTACGACCGGATCCTCACAGAGCAGACTCTCAAGGCCATCCCGCTCATCACCAAGATCAGACATGAACGGCAGAAGAAACACATCACAGAGAG ACAGAAGGGCGGTAAGAGCATGTCACGTAAGAAGGACgccaaggagctggagcaggatcTTCAGATGCTTCCTAAGAAGGACACCGTGGCGTATGAAGCTACTAAGCAGAAGGTTATCGTTTCTCAGCTCAAGACCGAAGAGAATCTTATGGAAGAGTAG
- the LOC124655192 gene encoding 50S ribosomal protein HLP, mitochondrial-like, whose amino-acid sequence MAAFLRSKCSSVGRTLMGSIGNNLYGGVNSSVETVAGSSRCDAISQQIRTFIQMRTNLKVVDNSGAKRVMCIQSLRGKKGARLGDMIIGSVKEAQPRGKVKKGDVVYGVVVRAAMKKGRSDGSEVQFDDNAIVIVNNKGELIGTRVFGPVPHELRKKKHLKILALAEHIV is encoded by the exons ATGGCGGCGTTCCTGAGGTCAAAGTGTTCGTCAG TTGGGCGTACTCTGATGGGAAGCATTGGAAACAATCTGTATGGGGGTGTTAACTCGTCTGTTGAAACCGTGGCGGGTTCATCTCGCTGTGATGCTATCAGTCAG CAAATCAGGACATTCATCCAGATGAGAACCAACCTCAAGGTGGTAGACAACTCTGGAGCCAAGCGGGTCATGTGCATACAGTCCTTGAGGGGGAAGAAAGGAGCGAGGCTCGGGGACATGATAATTGGTTCCGTGAAGGAAGCACAACCCCGTGGCAAGGTCAAGAAAGGTGATGTGGTCTACGGGGTGGTCGTCCGTGCTGCTATGAAGAAAGGGCGCAGTGACGGCAGCGAGGTCCAGTTCGATGACAATGCTATAGTCATAGTGAACAACAAGGGCGAGCTGATTGGCACTCGCGTCTTTGGTCCTGTTCCCCACGAGCTCAGGAAGAAGAAGCATCTCAAGATCTTGGCGCTGGCTGAGCACATTGTTTGA